A genome region from Triticum aestivum cultivar Chinese Spring chromosome 2B, IWGSC CS RefSeq v2.1, whole genome shotgun sequence includes the following:
- the LOC123043925 gene encoding protein HUA2-LIKE 3 isoform X1 gives MAPTRKKRTSSAAAAAAAAAQWKVGDLVLAKLKGYPAWPAMISEPQKWGLPSTKKKLLVYFYGTKEIAFCNYADLEAFTEEKKKSLLVKRHGKGADFVKAVKEIVEIFDSMKNEDNNKSGLAPANNSSSLDTGGPEEGSDLANDNKLEGNPASSMDHSMASTPGSNIAALESEHCVVNSAPDEPASSFSKKRRSNTLQLGSCTHRDLTSPRRPRSSLGADHRTRDSCGPNGLNLPPVDMTTDDRQEGSSRRKCIGDDKPKSDLLSATKDVMLFNCGQGTSSQSGASLNGNYENNSSSAANIESNLNVEVCQTVMGKEDNLDGTQDLSTSTTVTCKRKRSPDTNDVNNSISSVVANMDEELQPNSSGNLPDSPNSGNEVNKSDGDDHLPLVKRARVRMGRPQLEDSMVDELDISDNKVELAIPVDECYKHDLSSLVGKDHPADDVPYRIDPSPKVDTSLASGNDQSAEEVLPGIDPSPKVDPLLASGNDHLAEEVLPGIDPSPKVDPLLASGNDHLAEEVLPGIDPSPKVDLSASGEVQTACKDKEYQSKVLTLDGEAALPPSKRLHRALEAMSANAAETTSNPPEVNKAKECILKPCTTSIGSSPFNNSADALVRSPRSATTKGPEICSTVLSLDTPTGLKCMSQPFILNKDSPSSVSLELTNGGNHDLPKDKVHTRDDDDICGNSPACSLELKEPVFVSKFDQLPVGKVSTNELPDPIGNSGRDFSKNIDGCAYPLSHAKTVVSGANHDSNSEPQNKTVLAEPTVSVGDRTSASLLVTKVTCSQNVAGARTFEVHGSSATALREFDHKINLKDIGLSPDPMPMKGLIAAAHAQKFSQPTSFIDSFLDSNVISEPSVNIPSVKEGSGGRCSPSNTIIRSASDRIHTPQTSGKILSDNIQQKSLNKPAGHDEARSARRAFENFLGTLTRTKECIARATRLALDCAKHGIAGEVMDVIIERLEKESNLYKRVDLFFLVDSIIQCCRNQKGGVGDAYPSLIQAVLPRILYASAPPGNSAWENRRQCLKVLKLWLERKTLSEYIIRHHIKELEALNEASFGTSRRHSGTERALNDPLRDNEGMLVDEYGSNTGFHLPNLICVKLLDEEGSSSEDRSFEAVTPEHESTGAEQGEGSQLDGAKHRLVFEEVNGDLEMEDVAPSSEAEASSACQPDITVARCTPTSQNVDSVPPLPEDKPPTPPPLPSSPPPLPRPQCPVIQGSQVQGALHVAPDRVEPDTLRNVQDQHPHSIANNRGNMDPCAVPFQPPPPYTSGCAGHPNQMHPPPPLPPPPPPPPAAPFHPPGPHGNFSGPPVPPHGNNYHRPPAPPPPNNAYHLQPPPPHPPPPHPPGPNQFPYMPPEHQQRAQPWNCNPPYPEGYQYNGHDRGHPPYDRRHHFDDRWHHFDDRGRRFDDGGHHFNAGGHHFDDGAYHYDDRGHHFNDRGQMHHESMDRGRFPPHFGPDPPYPDHFEASSSHRGRPSDGPPGPCTDWSMPPRRSKYPPGSRHSMEPPMSHEGGWRRHGRHNNDRFHR, from the exons ATGGCGCCGACTCGGAAGAAGCGCACCTCCTCCGcggccgcggcggccgccgccgcggcccagtGGAAGGTCGGCGACCTCGTGCTCGCCAAGCTCAAGGGCTACCCGGCCTGGCCGGCCATG ATTAGCGAGCCGCAGAAATGGGGGCTTCCTTCAACTAAAAAGAAGTTGCTGGTCTACTTTTATGGAACTAAAGAGAT TGCTTTCTGCAATTATGCTGATCTTGAGGCGTTCACTGAAGAGAAAAAGAAATCTCTACTTGTTAAACGACATGGGAAAGGAGCAGATTTTGTCAAAGCAGTTAAGGAAATAGTGGAAATTTTTGATTCTATGAAGAACGAGGACAATAATAAGAGTGGTTTGGCCCCTGCCAACAATAGCAGCAGTTTGGACACTGGAGGTCCTGAAGAAGGTTCTGATTTGGCCAATGACAACAAGCTCGAGGGTAATCCTGCCTCTTCCATGGATCACAGCATGGCCAGTACCCCTGGGTCTAATATTGCTGCATTGGAGAGTGAACACTGTGTTGTGAACTCTGCACCTGATGAGCCTGCTAGTTCATTTTCAAAGAAGAGGAGAAGTAATACTCTGCAACTAGGTTCTTGCACTCACCGTGATCTTACTTCCCCACGGAGGCCAAGAAGTTCATTAGGTGCTGATCATAGGACTCGGGATTCTTGTGGGCCGAATGGTCTCAATCTGCCTCCTGTTGATATGACCACTGATGATAGGCAGGAAGGTTCTTCTCGGCGTAAATGTATAGGTGATGACAAACCTAAATCGGATCTCCTTTCAGCTACAAAGGATGTTATGCTGTTCAATTGCGGTCAAGGCACCTCAAGTCAATCTGGAGCTTCTCTGAATGGTAATTATGAGAACAATTCGAGTTCTGCTGCAAATATAGAAAGTAATCTTAATGTTGAAGTATGTCAAACTGTCATGGGCAAAGAAGATAATCTTGATGGGACACAAGATCTTTCCACGAGCACAACAGTTACTTGTAAAAGAAAGCGAAGCCCGGACACCAATGATGTTAATAATTCTATTAGCAGCGTGGTAGCAAATATGGATGAAGAATTGCAGCCTAATTCAAGTGGAAACCTGCCAGATTCTCCAAATTCAGGGAATGAAGTCAATAAGTCAGATGGAGATGACCACTTGCCTTTAGTAAAAAGGGCACGGGTTCGAATGGGAAGACCCCAGCTCGAGGACTCCATGGTTGATGAGCTTGATATTTCTGATAACAAAGTAGAGTTGGCTATACCTGTAGATGAATGTTATAAACATGACTTGTCTTCATTAGTGGGAAAAGATCATCCAGCTGATGATGTCCCCTATCGCATAGATCCTTCACCCAAAGTAGACACATCGCTGGCATCGGGAAATGATCAATCAGCTGAGGAGGTGCTTCCTGGCATAGATCCTTCACCCAAAGTAGACCCATTGCTGGCATCGGGAAATGATCATTTAGCTGAGGAGGTGCTTCCTGGTATAGATCCTTCACCCAAAGTAGACCCATTGCTGGCATCGGGAAATGATCATTTAGCTGAGGAGGTGCTTCCTGGCATAGATCCTTCACCCAAAGTAGACCTGTCTGCATCAGGAGAAGTTCAGACTGCTTGCAAGGACAAAGAGTATCAATCAAAGGTTTTGACGTTAGATGGAGAAGCTGCTTTACCTCCATCTAAACGTCTCCATCGTGCCTTAGAGGCTATGTCTGCTAATGCTGCTGAAACTACAAGTAATCCGCCTGAAGTGAATAAGGCAAAGGAGTGTATCCTGAAGCCTTGCACAACGTCGATAGGAAGCTCTCCTTTTAATAACTCTGCAGATGCACTTGTCAGAAGTCCAAGATCTGCAACAACTAAAGGCCCGGAAATATGTTCAACTGTACTTTCTTTAGATACCCCAACTGGCCTAAAGTGTATGTCACAACCATTCATATTAAACAAGGACTCCCCGTCTTCTGTTTCATTGGAATTGACAAACGGTGGCAATCATGATCTTCCAAAAGACAAAGTTCACACCAGGGATGATGATGATATCTGTGGAAATTCTCCAGCCTGTTCCTTGGAGTTGAAAGAGCCTGTCTTTGTATCTAAGTTTGATCAGTTGCCTGTGGGGAAAGTAAGTACAAATGAGCTCCCAGATCCAATTGGTAACTCTGGTCGAGATTTTAGTAAAAATATTGATGGATGTGCTTATCCACTTAGCCATGCAAAGACTGTTGTGTCAGGTGCTAATCACGATTCCAATTCTGAGCCACAAAATAAGACAGTTTTGGCTGAACCAACAGTCAGTGTGGGTGACAGGACAAGTGCCTCTTTGTTGGTTACTAAAGTTACATGCAGCCAGAATGTTGCAGGCGCTCGAACATTTGAAGT GCATGGTTCTTCAGCAACGGCACTGAGAGAATTCGACCACAAAATTAACTTGAAGGATATTGGTTTATCTCCTGACCCGATGCCTATGAAAGGACTTATTGCTGCTGCACATGCTCAGAAATTCtctcaaccaacttctttcatagACAGTTTTTTAGATTCCAATGTTATTTCTGAACCTTCGGTGAATATACCTTCAGTTAAAGAAGGATCAGGTGGCCGGTGTTCACCTTCAAATACTATAATAAGGTCTGCATCAGATAGGATTCATACTCCACAGACTAGTGGTAAGATTCTTTCAGATAACATACAACAAAAGAGCTTGAACAAACCAGCAGGTCATGATGAAGCCAGGTCAGCACGGAGGGCCTTTGAAAATTTCCTAGGTACATTAACAAGAACAAAAGAATGTATAGCCCGTGCAACACGTCTCGCTCTGGATTGTGCTAAGCATGGCATTGCTGGGGAG GTAATGGATGTCATCATCGAACGCCTGGAAAAAGAATCAAATTTATACAAAAGGGTGGACCTGTTCTTCCTTGTTGATTCAATAATCCAGTGCTGTCGCAATCAGAAAG GTGGAGTTGGAGATGCCTATCCTTCTCTTATCCAAGCAGTCCTGCCACGAATACTATATGCTTCTGCACCTCCTGGAAATTCTGCATGGGAGAATCGAAGACAATGTCTTAAG GTTTTGAAACTCTGGCTTGAGAGGAAAACCCTTTCAGAATACATCATTCGTCATCATATTAAGGAGCTTGAGGCTCTTAATGAAGCATCATTTGGGACCTCTCGTCGTCATTCAGGGACAGAGAGAGCTCTGAATGACCCTTTACGGGATAATGAAGGAATGCTTGTTGATGAATATGGAAG CAATACTGGTTTCCATCTTCCAAATTTGATCTGCGTGAAACTGCTTGATGAGGAAGGAAGCTCCTCCGAGGATAGGAGCTTTGAAGCTGTCACTCCTGAACATGAATCTACTGGTGCTGAGCAAGGGGAGGGTTCTCAATTGGATGGTGCAAAGCATCGACTTGTCTTTGAAGAAGTGAATGGTGATCTTGAGATGGAAGATGTAGCCCCATCATCTGAAGCGGAAGCTAGCTCTGCATGCCAACCAGATATAACAGTTGCGAGGTGTACACCGACTAGTCAAAATGTTGATTCTGTTCCTCCGCTACCTGAAGACAAACCTCCAACTCCTCCCCCGTTGCCATCATCTCCACCACCTCTACCACGCCCTCAGTGTCCTGTCATTCAAGGTTCACAGGTTCAAGGAGCATTGCATGTGGCACCTGATCGAGTCGAGCCAGATACTTTAAGA AATGTTCAAGATCAGCACCCTCATTCTATTGCAAATAATCGAGGCAACATGGATCCTTGTGCGGTTCCATTCCAGCCTCCACCGCCCTATACTTCTGGGTGTGCAGGGCATCCAAACCAGATGcatccgccgccaccgctgcctccaccgccgcctccaccacctgcCGCACCTTTCCATCCTCCTGGACCCCATGGAAATTTTTCTGGGCCCCCAGTACCGCCCCACGGAAATAACTATCACcgtccaccagcaccaccacctccGAATAATGCATACCATTTGCAGCCACCACCACCGcatccaccaccaccgcatccACCAGGTCCGAATCAGTTCCCATATATGCCACCTGAACACCAACAAAGAGCACAACCTTGGAATTGTAATCCTCCCTATCCTGAGGGATATCAGTACAATGGACATGACAGAGGGCACCCTCCATACGATAGGAGACATCACTTTGATGATAGATGGCATCACTTCGACGATAGAGGGCGACGCTTTGATGATGGAGGGCATCATTTCAATGCCGGAGGGCATCATTTTGACGATGGAGCATATCACTATGATGATAGAGGGCATCACTTCAATGACAGAGGACAAATGCACCATGAATCTATGGATAGAGGGAGGTTTCCTCCACATTTTGGACCAG ATCCCCCGTACCCTGACCATTTTGAAGCTTCATCCTCCCACCGTGGGCGACCATCGGACGGTCCACCTGGTCCATGCACCGACTGGTCGATGCCGCCTAGGAGATCCAAGTATCCTCCTGGCTCCAGACATTCAATGGAGCCTCCAATGTCCCATGAAGGAG GTTGGAGGAGGCACGGAAGACACAATAATGATAGGTTCCATAGATGA
- the LOC123043925 gene encoding protein HUA2-LIKE 3 isoform X2, with translation MAPTRKKRTSSAAAAAAAAAQWKVGDLVLAKLKGYPAWPAMISEPQKWGLPSTKKKLLVYFYGTKEIAFCNYADLEAFTEEKKKSLLVKRHGKGADFVKAVKEIVEIFDSMKNEDNNKSGLAPANNSSSLDTGGPEEGSDLANDNKLEGNPASSMDHSMASTPGSNIAALESEHCVVNSAPDEPASSFSKKRRSNTLQLGSCTHRDLTSPRRPRSSLGADHRTRDSCGPNGLNLPPVDMTTDDRQEGSSRRKCIGDDKPKSDLLSATKDVMLFNCGQGTSSQSGASLNGNYENNSSSAANIESNLNVEVCQTVMGKEDNLDGTQDLSTSTTVTCKRKRSPDTNDVNNSISSVVANMDEELQPNSSGNLPDSPNSGNEVNKSDGDDHLPLVKRARVRMGRPQLEDSMVDELDISDNKVELAIPVDECYKHDLSSLVGKDHPADDVPYRIDPSPKVDTSLASGNDQSAEEVLPGIDPSPKVDPLLASGNDHLAEEVLPGIDPSPKVDLSASGEVQTACKDKEYQSKVLTLDGEAALPPSKRLHRALEAMSANAAETTSNPPEVNKAKECILKPCTTSIGSSPFNNSADALVRSPRSATTKGPEICSTVLSLDTPTGLKCMSQPFILNKDSPSSVSLELTNGGNHDLPKDKVHTRDDDDICGNSPACSLELKEPVFVSKFDQLPVGKVSTNELPDPIGNSGRDFSKNIDGCAYPLSHAKTVVSGANHDSNSEPQNKTVLAEPTVSVGDRTSASLLVTKVTCSQNVAGARTFEVHGSSATALREFDHKINLKDIGLSPDPMPMKGLIAAAHAQKFSQPTSFIDSFLDSNVISEPSVNIPSVKEGSGGRCSPSNTIIRSASDRIHTPQTSGKILSDNIQQKSLNKPAGHDEARSARRAFENFLGTLTRTKECIARATRLALDCAKHGIAGEVMDVIIERLEKESNLYKRVDLFFLVDSIIQCCRNQKGGVGDAYPSLIQAVLPRILYASAPPGNSAWENRRQCLKVLKLWLERKTLSEYIIRHHIKELEALNEASFGTSRRHSGTERALNDPLRDNEGMLVDEYGSNTGFHLPNLICVKLLDEEGSSSEDRSFEAVTPEHESTGAEQGEGSQLDGAKHRLVFEEVNGDLEMEDVAPSSEAEASSACQPDITVARCTPTSQNVDSVPPLPEDKPPTPPPLPSSPPPLPRPQCPVIQGSQVQGALHVAPDRVEPDTLRNVQDQHPHSIANNRGNMDPCAVPFQPPPPYTSGCAGHPNQMHPPPPLPPPPPPPPAAPFHPPGPHGNFSGPPVPPHGNNYHRPPAPPPPNNAYHLQPPPPHPPPPHPPGPNQFPYMPPEHQQRAQPWNCNPPYPEGYQYNGHDRGHPPYDRRHHFDDRWHHFDDRGRRFDDGGHHFNAGGHHFDDGAYHYDDRGHHFNDRGQMHHESMDRGRFPPHFGPDPPYPDHFEASSSHRGRPSDGPPGPCTDWSMPPRRSKYPPGSRHSMEPPMSHEGGWRRHGRHNNDRFHR, from the exons ATGGCGCCGACTCGGAAGAAGCGCACCTCCTCCGcggccgcggcggccgccgccgcggcccagtGGAAGGTCGGCGACCTCGTGCTCGCCAAGCTCAAGGGCTACCCGGCCTGGCCGGCCATG ATTAGCGAGCCGCAGAAATGGGGGCTTCCTTCAACTAAAAAGAAGTTGCTGGTCTACTTTTATGGAACTAAAGAGAT TGCTTTCTGCAATTATGCTGATCTTGAGGCGTTCACTGAAGAGAAAAAGAAATCTCTACTTGTTAAACGACATGGGAAAGGAGCAGATTTTGTCAAAGCAGTTAAGGAAATAGTGGAAATTTTTGATTCTATGAAGAACGAGGACAATAATAAGAGTGGTTTGGCCCCTGCCAACAATAGCAGCAGTTTGGACACTGGAGGTCCTGAAGAAGGTTCTGATTTGGCCAATGACAACAAGCTCGAGGGTAATCCTGCCTCTTCCATGGATCACAGCATGGCCAGTACCCCTGGGTCTAATATTGCTGCATTGGAGAGTGAACACTGTGTTGTGAACTCTGCACCTGATGAGCCTGCTAGTTCATTTTCAAAGAAGAGGAGAAGTAATACTCTGCAACTAGGTTCTTGCACTCACCGTGATCTTACTTCCCCACGGAGGCCAAGAAGTTCATTAGGTGCTGATCATAGGACTCGGGATTCTTGTGGGCCGAATGGTCTCAATCTGCCTCCTGTTGATATGACCACTGATGATAGGCAGGAAGGTTCTTCTCGGCGTAAATGTATAGGTGATGACAAACCTAAATCGGATCTCCTTTCAGCTACAAAGGATGTTATGCTGTTCAATTGCGGTCAAGGCACCTCAAGTCAATCTGGAGCTTCTCTGAATGGTAATTATGAGAACAATTCGAGTTCTGCTGCAAATATAGAAAGTAATCTTAATGTTGAAGTATGTCAAACTGTCATGGGCAAAGAAGATAATCTTGATGGGACACAAGATCTTTCCACGAGCACAACAGTTACTTGTAAAAGAAAGCGAAGCCCGGACACCAATGATGTTAATAATTCTATTAGCAGCGTGGTAGCAAATATGGATGAAGAATTGCAGCCTAATTCAAGTGGAAACCTGCCAGATTCTCCAAATTCAGGGAATGAAGTCAATAAGTCAGATGGAGATGACCACTTGCCTTTAGTAAAAAGGGCACGGGTTCGAATGGGAAGACCCCAGCTCGAGGACTCCATGGTTGATGAGCTTGATATTTCTGATAACAAAGTAGAGTTGGCTATACCTGTAGATGAATGTTATAAACATGACTTGTCTTCATTAGTGGGAAAAGATCATCCAGCTGATGATGTCCCCTATCGCATAGATCCTTCACCCAAAGTAGACACATCGCTGGCATCGGGAAATGATCAATCAGCTGAGGAGGTGCTTCCTGGCATAGATCCTTCACCCAAAGTAGACCCATTGCTGGCATCGGGAAATGATCATTTAGCTGAGGAG GTGCTTCCTGGCATAGATCCTTCACCCAAAGTAGACCTGTCTGCATCAGGAGAAGTTCAGACTGCTTGCAAGGACAAAGAGTATCAATCAAAGGTTTTGACGTTAGATGGAGAAGCTGCTTTACCTCCATCTAAACGTCTCCATCGTGCCTTAGAGGCTATGTCTGCTAATGCTGCTGAAACTACAAGTAATCCGCCTGAAGTGAATAAGGCAAAGGAGTGTATCCTGAAGCCTTGCACAACGTCGATAGGAAGCTCTCCTTTTAATAACTCTGCAGATGCACTTGTCAGAAGTCCAAGATCTGCAACAACTAAAGGCCCGGAAATATGTTCAACTGTACTTTCTTTAGATACCCCAACTGGCCTAAAGTGTATGTCACAACCATTCATATTAAACAAGGACTCCCCGTCTTCTGTTTCATTGGAATTGACAAACGGTGGCAATCATGATCTTCCAAAAGACAAAGTTCACACCAGGGATGATGATGATATCTGTGGAAATTCTCCAGCCTGTTCCTTGGAGTTGAAAGAGCCTGTCTTTGTATCTAAGTTTGATCAGTTGCCTGTGGGGAAAGTAAGTACAAATGAGCTCCCAGATCCAATTGGTAACTCTGGTCGAGATTTTAGTAAAAATATTGATGGATGTGCTTATCCACTTAGCCATGCAAAGACTGTTGTGTCAGGTGCTAATCACGATTCCAATTCTGAGCCACAAAATAAGACAGTTTTGGCTGAACCAACAGTCAGTGTGGGTGACAGGACAAGTGCCTCTTTGTTGGTTACTAAAGTTACATGCAGCCAGAATGTTGCAGGCGCTCGAACATTTGAAGT GCATGGTTCTTCAGCAACGGCACTGAGAGAATTCGACCACAAAATTAACTTGAAGGATATTGGTTTATCTCCTGACCCGATGCCTATGAAAGGACTTATTGCTGCTGCACATGCTCAGAAATTCtctcaaccaacttctttcatagACAGTTTTTTAGATTCCAATGTTATTTCTGAACCTTCGGTGAATATACCTTCAGTTAAAGAAGGATCAGGTGGCCGGTGTTCACCTTCAAATACTATAATAAGGTCTGCATCAGATAGGATTCATACTCCACAGACTAGTGGTAAGATTCTTTCAGATAACATACAACAAAAGAGCTTGAACAAACCAGCAGGTCATGATGAAGCCAGGTCAGCACGGAGGGCCTTTGAAAATTTCCTAGGTACATTAACAAGAACAAAAGAATGTATAGCCCGTGCAACACGTCTCGCTCTGGATTGTGCTAAGCATGGCATTGCTGGGGAG GTAATGGATGTCATCATCGAACGCCTGGAAAAAGAATCAAATTTATACAAAAGGGTGGACCTGTTCTTCCTTGTTGATTCAATAATCCAGTGCTGTCGCAATCAGAAAG GTGGAGTTGGAGATGCCTATCCTTCTCTTATCCAAGCAGTCCTGCCACGAATACTATATGCTTCTGCACCTCCTGGAAATTCTGCATGGGAGAATCGAAGACAATGTCTTAAG GTTTTGAAACTCTGGCTTGAGAGGAAAACCCTTTCAGAATACATCATTCGTCATCATATTAAGGAGCTTGAGGCTCTTAATGAAGCATCATTTGGGACCTCTCGTCGTCATTCAGGGACAGAGAGAGCTCTGAATGACCCTTTACGGGATAATGAAGGAATGCTTGTTGATGAATATGGAAG CAATACTGGTTTCCATCTTCCAAATTTGATCTGCGTGAAACTGCTTGATGAGGAAGGAAGCTCCTCCGAGGATAGGAGCTTTGAAGCTGTCACTCCTGAACATGAATCTACTGGTGCTGAGCAAGGGGAGGGTTCTCAATTGGATGGTGCAAAGCATCGACTTGTCTTTGAAGAAGTGAATGGTGATCTTGAGATGGAAGATGTAGCCCCATCATCTGAAGCGGAAGCTAGCTCTGCATGCCAACCAGATATAACAGTTGCGAGGTGTACACCGACTAGTCAAAATGTTGATTCTGTTCCTCCGCTACCTGAAGACAAACCTCCAACTCCTCCCCCGTTGCCATCATCTCCACCACCTCTACCACGCCCTCAGTGTCCTGTCATTCAAGGTTCACAGGTTCAAGGAGCATTGCATGTGGCACCTGATCGAGTCGAGCCAGATACTTTAAGA AATGTTCAAGATCAGCACCCTCATTCTATTGCAAATAATCGAGGCAACATGGATCCTTGTGCGGTTCCATTCCAGCCTCCACCGCCCTATACTTCTGGGTGTGCAGGGCATCCAAACCAGATGcatccgccgccaccgctgcctccaccgccgcctccaccacctgcCGCACCTTTCCATCCTCCTGGACCCCATGGAAATTTTTCTGGGCCCCCAGTACCGCCCCACGGAAATAACTATCACcgtccaccagcaccaccacctccGAATAATGCATACCATTTGCAGCCACCACCACCGcatccaccaccaccgcatccACCAGGTCCGAATCAGTTCCCATATATGCCACCTGAACACCAACAAAGAGCACAACCTTGGAATTGTAATCCTCCCTATCCTGAGGGATATCAGTACAATGGACATGACAGAGGGCACCCTCCATACGATAGGAGACATCACTTTGATGATAGATGGCATCACTTCGACGATAGAGGGCGACGCTTTGATGATGGAGGGCATCATTTCAATGCCGGAGGGCATCATTTTGACGATGGAGCATATCACTATGATGATAGAGGGCATCACTTCAATGACAGAGGACAAATGCACCATGAATCTATGGATAGAGGGAGGTTTCCTCCACATTTTGGACCAG ATCCCCCGTACCCTGACCATTTTGAAGCTTCATCCTCCCACCGTGGGCGACCATCGGACGGTCCACCTGGTCCATGCACCGACTGGTCGATGCCGCCTAGGAGATCCAAGTATCCTCCTGGCTCCAGACATTCAATGGAGCCTCCAATGTCCCATGAAGGAG GTTGGAGGAGGCACGGAAGACACAATAATGATAGGTTCCATAGATGA